tcatcgcgtcatcgtcatcatcatcacatcattaccaagggtggagtgatggcctggaggtaacgcgtccgcctaggaagcgagagaatctgagcgcgctggttcgaatcacggctcagccgccggtattttctcccccctccactagaccttgagctgtagtctggacgctagtcattcggatgagacgataaaccgaggtcccgtgtgcagcatgcacttagcgcacgtaaaagaacccacggcaacaaaaaggttgttcctggcaaaattctgtagaaaaatccacttcgataggaaaaacaaatatacctctgcgcaggaaaaaaaaaacacaaaaaaaaacaccaacaaacaaatgggcggcgctgtagtgtagcgatgcgctctccctggggagagcaactcgaatttcacacagagaaatacaaatacaaatacaaatcatcatcatcacatcatcacatcatcatcgtcgcacCGTGTGGGTGTCTGTCGGGGAGGTGGACGGATTgtatttgtggttgtttttggtggtggtggtggttgtggtggtggtttcgcTGTGTTGGTTGTCAAGAGCGCATTGTGAGCTGCTGTCCCATCTCAGATGGGCAGCagtgcgctatataagccttcgttattagtagttgtagtagtagtactagtagtaccagcagtagtatcattattattattatcatcattatcgttatcgttgttgttgttattatcattatcattgctgtcgttattattattattatcattattattcttagtagtagtagtagtagtagtatcatcattattagtattatcatcatcatcattgttagtattatcataattcttcttcttgttcatttttcaatattttccttaattgttacaattatcatgattatcgtcaccattgctgttgttatcaccctcatcatcatcatcatcatcatcgttattactgtcgtaatcattattatcattctcatcatatttttttgtcttgttcACAAAACAGCTATGCACTGGGATGTAATGTTAGCCAATGGGCGTTTCGTCAGAGTCGGTTCAGTCAGCCTAAGACGTGACAGTGATCAGTACAGCTCTGCagaaatatacatataatatagataaaataataataataataatgtagatataatccttttttttataataatagtaataataatgattatatatatatatatatatatatatatatatatatttttttttttatatatatatatacatatatatacataatcattattattagatatatatatatagagagagagagagagagagagagagatatgtgtgtgtgtgtgtgtgtgtgtgtgtgtgtgtgtgtgtgtgtgtgtgtgtgtgtatgtatgtatgtatgatgctGGTTAACAAGTCTGTACAGTTTCAAAATGATGTTGCTGACAGCCCAGCTGACTGCACCAGTCCGTTTTTAGGGGTAAAAACGCTGTAAAGATTGATCCtgtagaataacacacacacacacacacacacacacacacaacgagacacacacacacacacaaacactacgagacacacacacacacacacacacacagacacactacgagacacacacacacacacacacacacacactatgagacacacacacacacacacacactacaagacacacacacacacagagacacactacgacacacacacacacacacacacacacacacacacacacacagaggaaggaaacCACCAAATCCCTCACCATAATTGGCCAGCCCCCGCGGTCGTCCTGGTGACGGACCAGCCAATCAGCGGCCGCGTAGAACTGGTCCATGTGGGCCGTGCGGGCCAAGGTCAGGTTGTCCAGCTGGCCTTGACCCCTGACGGCGATGTCCTTGATGCGTCCGAAGGTCAGCTTGGCCTTGTTGCGTTTCGACTTAGTGTACTTGAGACTcagtcctagagagagagaggggacacttttcgtttttgtttgttttggggtttttttcttctcctccttcttcttcgttcgtgggctgcaactcccacgttcactagtatgttacagaacaccacaaccacaccacgaccacaacatatcacacaaaaacaccacaccacaacgcaataacacaaacacaccacattaacaccaacacaccacaataacacaaacacaccacaaacacaccacaataacacaaacacatcaacacaccacaataacaccacaataacacaaacacatcaacacaccccaATAACACAAccgcaccacacccacaacacttcataacaacacaaccacacaccacaccacaaccacaaaacaacacaaccacaccaccctacccaaacccccccccccacacacaaacccccacaccaccccaccaccacccctaaccttTCTGCAGGTCGATCTTGATGTCCCTGGCCAGGTGGACCCACTGGCCCCTCCGGTGGGCGCCCAGCCCGTAGTAGATGTTGGACCCGTCCATGTCGATGAGGGTGTTGGAGAGCACGTAGTGCAGGTTGAAGAGCTGGCCCGTGGGCGTCTCCACGCTCACCGTCAGGCTCCCGTTGGACACGAAGCGGACGTCCACCGTCATCACGAAGTCCTCTTTCTCGTCCGCCATCATCACCAGTCCGGGGTTGCGCAGAGAGTCTGAGGGGACATGACGGTTTTATCCAATCAAtatcattatcgtcgtcttcATTACTGATATTATTTTCTTTATGATCATCATTGGTTGGTGAAGTCTGTCGACAATCAACCAATCAGGCGGAgataactccaccaccaccctggaccaccctctcccccccccacccccccacacacccccgccccctaccctcccttcgcACTACACCAGCCTGAGGTGggcccggacacacacacacacacacacacacacacctccaacccaACCCACGTCCACATGCCCCcctacacccactcacccaccccactccgcaccccctctccccccctccccacacacacaaacacagacctgaaGCAGAGAATTCCACCACTCTGGACCTCCTCCCTTCGCCCTGCACCAGCCTGAGATGAGcttctctttcttacacacactctgtcacgcacacacacgaaccccctcccccctcccacaacccccctccgccccccacccccccccactcccctccccacacacacctgaagcagaGAACTCCACCACCCTGgaccaccctcttcccccacccaccccgtacCCTCCCTTCGCTCTACACCAGCCTGAGGTGggcccggacacacacacacacacacacacctccaactcaACCCACGCCCACATGCCCCACGCCAACTcccactcacgcccccccccccccccccacacacacacctccaactcaACCCACGCCCACATGCCCCACGCCCACTcccactcacgccccccccccccccacacacacacctccaactcaACCCACGCCCACATGCCCCACCCAACTcccactcacgcccccccccccccccccccacacgtccAACTCAACCCACGCCCACatgccccaccccactcccactcacgccccccccccccccacacacacacacacacacacacctccaactcaACCCACGCCCACATGCCCCACGCCCACTcccactcacgccccccccccccccacacacacacacacctccaactcaACCCACGCCCACATGCCCCACGCCCACTcccactcacgccccccccccccccacacacacacacacctccaactcaACCCACGCCCACATGCCCCACGcccactcacgcccccccccccccacacacacacacctccaactcaACCCACGCCCACATGCCCCACCCAACTcccactcacgccccccccccccccacacacacacacctccaactcaACCCACGCCCACATGCCCCACCCAACTcccactcacgccccccccccctcccccccacacacacacacaaacacacccgagGCAGAGAACTCCACCACCTTGGACCCCCTCCTTCGCCCTGCACCAGCCTCCAACTCAACCCACGCCCAcatgcccccccactcccctcccccccccccccccacacacacacacacaaaccacacccgaGGCAGAGAACTCCACCACCTTGGACCCCCTCCCTTCGCCCTGCACCAGCCTCCAACTCAACCCACGCCCAcatgcccccccactcccctcccccccccccccccacacacacacacacaaacacacccgagGCAGAGAACTCCACCACCTTGGACCCCCGACCTTCGCCCTGCACCAGCCTCCAACTCAACCCACGCCCAcatgcccccccactcccctccccccccccacacacacacacacaaacacacccgagGCAGAGAACTCCACCACCTTGGACCCCCGACCTTCGCCCTGCACCAGCCTGAGATGagcttctctttctcacacacacactctctcacacacacacgaaccccccttcccccccccccccgcccacaacccccctaattcccccccccccccacacacacctgaagcagaGACCTCCACCACCCTGGACCCCCTCCCCTAGTCCTGCACCAGCCTGAGATGAGCTTATCTTTcttacacatactctctctctcacacacacgaacccccccctacccccccccccccccacacacacacacacaacccccctaaccccccccacccccccacacacacctgaagcagaGAACTCCACCACCCTGGACCCCCTCCCCTCGTCCTGCACCAGCCGCAGGTGGGCCCTGTTGTCGGGCCGTGCCCAGTccgcagcctcctcctcctcgccgtcCTCCATCACCAGCACCTCCGGGGCGCCCTCCACCAGGTGCTTGGAGTAGTGGCTCAGCCCGAACTGGGCGATCTGGATCGGGTAGAAGTGGCCGTCCGCCGTCCACTGGGTGGAGAAcggcacgcctgtgtgtgtgtgtgaaaccagaatcagaatcagtgtgtgaaaccagaatcagaatcagtgcGTGAAACCAGAATCAGAACCAGTGTGTgaaaccagaatcagaatcagaatcaatgtcAACTGAACCTTAGCAAgctatgcatgcgtttgaatgactgatgcaaaagcgctttgatttgtctctgcacaagattcagcgctatatagatataataattattattattattattgttataagacacgcatgcaaagtcacatgaaaccacacacaaaaagcaaaacaaaataacagatgAATATCGAACAAGAggttgaatcactcctgcacgcaaTGGCGTTTTTTGGCAGCAATTACTGAcgaatttcccaaacagtcccacaagtttgtcttccagtattaagTGACTGGGTTcaataatatttggaaggtatttttgaatATCTTTTGTATGAATTCCGTTCCAATTTCTTTGTATGATTCGCAGTCATCTTAGAAATGACATTCATCCTCGACTGTTTGACACTGTAAACATAGcctcctttcttttgggatgttgaaatatctgcctttttctattgctaaatcatgacaggatattcttaattagcacaatgattatttttttttttaattaaaatgaagatatccttcaagcaaatcaggttctacacacacacacacacactttgaaaaagaaaaaaaacaacacacacacactttgaaaaaaacaaaacaacacacacacacacacacacacacacacacacacacacaaactgcacacacacactttgaaaaaacaaaaccatacacacacacacacaaactgcacacacacactcgctttgaaaaaacaaaacaacacacacacacacacacacacacacacacacacacacacacacacacacacacacacacactgaccctcaaTGGCGCTGACACACTTGACCCTGTCCCGCTCCTCCACGTGGTAGAACTCAAAGGACATGAAAACCCCGCTGGGGGAGTAGTTCTGACGTGGGGGGTGCACCTTGGAGTTGGCGTGCTGGAACTCCAGACGTTCGTACTTGTCGCTGGTCTCCACCTTGCCAAACACCTGGTCGGGGAGAAATCATccgtcggctttttttttttttttttttttttttaatattgtggttcttgttgggttttttttctgtttcttttcagtCACAAAGAATAGTATAACTATCttttcagattattattattattattattattattattatcaggtaTACTTATCGCTGGTCTCCACCTTGCAAAACACCTGGTCGGGGAGAAATTATccgtcggctttttttttttttttttttttttaatattgtggttcttgttggggggtttttctgtttcttttcagtCACAAAGAATAGTATAACTATCttttcagattattattattattattattattattattattattattatcaggtaTACTTATCGCTGGTCTCCACCTTGCCAAACACCTGGTCGGGGAGAAATTATccgtcggcttttttttttttttttttttttttttttttaaatactgtggttcttgttgggttttttttctgtttcttttcagtCACAAAGAATAGTATAACTATCttttcagattattattattattattattattattattattattatcaggtaTACTTATCGCTGGTCTCCACCTTGCCAAACACCTGGTCGGGGAGAAATCATCCGTcggctttttttatttatttattttttaatattgtggttcttcttgttgttgtttttttctgtttcttttcagtCACAATGAATAGTATAACTATCttttcagattattattattattattattatcaggtaTACTTATCGCTGGTCTCCACCTTGCCAAACACCTGGTCGGGGAGAAATCATccgtcggctttttttttttttttttaatactgtggttcttgttggggtttttttctgtttcttttcagtCACAATGAATAGTATAACTATCttttcagattattattattattattattatcaggtaTACTTATCGCTGGTCTGCAGCTTGCCAAACACCTGGCGGCCAGAAATCGTCCGTCGGCTTTTGCGATAttgcgttggttggttggttggttggtgtgtgtgtgtgtgtgtgtgtgtgtgtgtgtgtgtgtgtgtgtgtgtgtgtgtgtgtgtgtgtgtgagtgtgtttcttttCAGTCAAAAATAatagaatagtagtagtagtagtagtagtagtagtagtagcagtaggtaTACTTATCGCTGGTCTCCACCTTGCCAAGCACATGGCGGCCAGAAATTGTCCGTGGGTTTCTGGGATACTgcggttgttgtttggtttttgtttgtttgtttgtttctgtttcttttcagtAACAAagaatgtcgtcgtcgtcgtcgtcctcctcctcatcatcatcatcatcaggagaatggcatattattatcattattattgttattattattataatcatcatcatcattataataataataataataaacacacacacattattattattattaggcatACTTGTCGCTGGTCACTGTATAGATATCCGCGTATGAATACGAGTATGTattccttattatcattattatcatttatatcagtattattatcactattatcaccattatcaggCATACTTGTCGCTGGCCATTGTATAGATATCCGCGTATGAATACGAGTATGTattccttattatcattattatcatttatatcagtattatcatcactattatcaccattatcaggCATACTTGTCGCTGGCCATTGTATAGATATCCGCGTATGAATACGAGTATGTATtcctcattatcattactatcatttatatcagtattatcatcactattatcaccattatcaggCATACTTGTCGCTGGCCATTGTATAGATATCCGCGTATGAATACGAGTATGTattccttattatcattattatcatttatatcagtattattatcactattatcatcattatcaggcaTACTTGTCGCTGGCCATTGTATAGATATCCGCGTATGAATACGAGTATGTATtcctcattatcattactatcatttatatcagtattattgtcactattatcaccattatcaggCATACTTGTCGCTGGCCATTGTATAGATATCCGCGTATGAATACGAGTATGTATtcctcattatcattactatcatttttttcagtattatcatcactattatcaccattatcaggCATACTTGTCGCTGGCCATTGTATAGATATCCGCGTATGAATTCGAGTATGTATtcctcattatcattactatcatttatatcagtattatcatcactattatcaccattatcaggCATACTTGTCGCTGGCCACTGTATAGATATCCGCGTATGAATACGAGTATGTATTCCTCATTATCATTTACTATCATttatatcagtattatcatcactattatcaccattattaggCATACTTGTTGCTGGCCATTGTATAGATATCCACGTATGAATACGAGTATGTATTCcttattatcatttatatcagtattattatcactattatcatcattatcaggcaTACTTGTCGCTGGCCATTGTATAGATATCCGCGTATGAATACGAGTATGTATTCCTCATTATCATTTACTATCATttatatcagtattattatcactattatcaccattatcaggCATACTTGTCGCTGGCCACTGTATAGATATCCGCGTATGAATACGAGTATGTATtcctcattatcattactatcatttatatcagtattatcatcactattatcaccattatcaggCATACTTGTCGCTGGCCATTGTATAGATATCCGCGTATGAATTCGAGTATGTATtcctcattatcattactatcatttatatcagtattatcatcactattatcaccattatcaggCATACTTGTCGCCGGTCTGCACCTTGCCAAACACCTGGCGGGGAGCCGGATATCACCCGTGGGCtttttggtttaactctctccgtacgaacggcgaaagagacgaagttaacagcgtttcaccccaattaccatcatcaaactattgcaagcggaaggctcttatactgaagaggtgaatgttgacaaagaataccacaattctgacgacggaagctacaggttgggtcattcagacacccactggacatccgaggggtctgtgtagaggagaagagaggactggccgtactgagtgagttaaacatttctctttttttgtttgtttgtttgttttcgtttttgtttgtggcTCTTTAGGTATATATCTTATACCCTCTCTAGCCCTCtccgtgtgtgtatggtgtgtgtgtgtgtgtgtgtgtgtgtgtgtgtgtgtgtgtgtgtgtgtgtgtgtgtgtgtgtgtgtgtgtgtgtgtgtgtgtgtgtgtgtgtgtgtgtgtgtgtgtgtatgtgtgagtgtgtgtgtgtgtgtgtgtgtgtgtgtgtgtgtgtgggtgggtgtgtgtgtgtatgtgtgtgtgtttgtgtgtgtgtgtgtgtgtgtttgtgtgtatgtgtgtgtgtatgtgtgtgtgtgtgtgtgtgaatgtgtgtgtgtgtgtgtgtgtgtgtgtgtgtctgtgagcgtgtctgtgtgtaagcgtgtgaacgtgtgtgtgtgagtaagaaaGGTGAGGACTAtgttatgacaataaaaaaaaatttaaaaaaaagacgtgGTGGCAGTTGTGACATTGTGTGaaggaaaaccaccaccaccatcatcaccaccaccaccacactcacatcACGACGATCAGCCACAACAcaaggggctttttttttttttttttacagggaccCAGGGGTGGGAGGTAACTCTATGCCCCGATAACCATCAAGGGAGAGCACGCCTCAACAAAAGGGGGAGGCAACTTGTGTCATGGCTCGCGTTCAGCGCGGGACGCGGACGGAAAAAAGTGctgacagacaacaaaacaggctgtgtgtgtgtgtgtgtgtgtgtgtgtgtgtgtgtgtgtgtgtgtgtgtgtgtgtgtgtgtgtgcgcgcgctcttgtgtgtgtgtgtgtgtgtgtgtgtgtacgctcttgtgtgtgtgtgtgtgtgtgtgtgtgtgtgtgtgtgtgtgtgtgcgcctcttgtgcgtgcgtgcgtgcgtgtgtgtgtgtgtgaggagtgtgagggcagggggaagggggaggggggggggtgtaggggtttgTGTGAGGAAAGAGAGAACATTCTCCTGGTATTGTCATCCTGATCAACCTTGTCCCTGAGAGTTTGTGTGAATGGGGGACAGGGGAAAAAGATCACTTATTCtcagtgttgttttctttgtctagTTCAGGTTActgactggaagaagaagaagaagaagaagaaaagaaaaagaagaaaaagctatgGTGATTCGTGGTGTGgggcgggtgggtgtgtgtgttggtggaggggaggttagggggggggggaggagatggggagggaagagCAGAGGCCGCTTTGCACAAAGATGAAATGGCAGAAAGTAAATCCACACAGATGTTAAATAGTATTCCTcttctcttattattattttttttaactcatgaGTTTATCACTGCATATTCTGTAACATTCAAAAGAGAGAAGAATCAAAACATGAAATGACACAGCACATATAAGTATCTCGAGTCCCGGGACTCCCATCGGAACATCAGACGGACCTCCATCCGAACAGACatccagcatcacacacacacacacacacacacacacccctctccgaACTCACCTCAAAGTAGTTCTGGATGAAGGAGAAAGGCAAGTAGACCTCGGCCCCTTCCCGCCGACACTTGACCGGGTAGTCATCGTTGATGACGCAGTCCACCTCCCGGTACTTCAGGGGagacccccccttccctcctcctcctcctcctgcccccctctccccccctcctcctcctcctcctccaccaccacctccaccaccaccgccgacGCCACTGTCACCCTTGATGGAGTTGGTGCCCCTGTTGTGGAACTCTGTCAGGAAGTCCGAGTCTGAAGGCACGTCtctgtgaacagagag
Above is a window of Babylonia areolata isolate BAREFJ2019XMU chromosome 28, ASM4173473v1, whole genome shotgun sequence DNA encoding:
- the LOC143302047 gene encoding D-glucuronyl C5-epimerase-like codes for the protein MSFEFYHVEERDRVKCVSAIEGVPFSTQWTADGHFYPIQIAQFGLSHYSKHLVEGAPEVLVMEDGEEEEAADWARPDNRAHLRLVQDEGRGSRVVEFSASDSLRNPGLVMMADEKEDFVMTVDVRFVSNGSLTVSVETPTGQLFNLHYVLSNTLIDMDGSNIYYGLGAHRRGQWVHLARDIKIDLQKGLSLKYTKSKRNKAKLTFGRIKDIAVRGQGQLDNLTLARTAHMDQFYAAADWLVRHQDDRGGWPIMVRRKLIEGVMELPPGWYSAMAQGQAMSLLVRAYLVTSDPRYLTSAVNAMKLFEISSEQGGVLAKFLDKYDWYEEYPTTPSSFVLNGFIYALLGLYDLKETAQGEPGAAAGQLYRAGIRSLKAMLLMFDTGSDTFYDLRHLSSGLEPNRARWDYHTTHINQLLQLVVIEEDEPLFRATAQRWMGYMKGKRARHN
- the LOC143301770 gene encoding uncharacterized protein LOC143301770 translates to MRVSQAVRLVGVVGLVSLLLTACLWSSCSRHDSRLPRDVPSDSDFLTEFHNRGTNSIKGDSGVGGGGGGGGGGGGGGGGERGAGGGGGGKGGSPLKYREVDCVINDDYPVKCRREGAEVYLPFSFIQNYFEVFGKVQTGDKYA